CGACCGAGGAGGACGCCCTGGGCCACGCCGCGACGATCCAGGACCGCCGCACCCAGCAACCCCCAGCCCCTATCGTCCAGACCGACACCCCGCCGCCGCCCGCGGCCATCGCCCCCACCGAGGAAGAGACCTCGGGAATCGGCTTCGCCGACTGGCTGGGGACATGGTGGGACACCATCGACATCGGCGACAACACCCTCGCCCAGTACAAGTCCCTGACGAAAAACCACCTACTCCCCCGCTGGGGCGCGCGACCGCTGACAGAGATCACCCCGTCCCAGGTCCAGGTCTGGGTCAAAGACCTGCACACCACCCACCGGCCCAGCACCGTCGCCGCGATCCGCAAGCTCCTCGCGCTGATCCTGGCCGACGCCGTCGAAGAAGGGCTACTCACCACCAACCCCGTCCGCAAACGCAACCGAGGCCGCGGCCGCGCCCACGACCCCGCTCAGGAGAAGCTCTGGGCCGACGAACACGAAGTACGCGCCATCGCCTCCCGTATCCTCCAACTCGCCAGCCCCAACCAGGCCCTTCTCGTCATCACCGCCGCGTACACCGGCATGCGCTGGGGCGAACTCGCAGGCCTCCGACGGGAGAACTGCCACGTGACCGGCAGTCGACCCCGCCTCGTCGTCGACCCGAAAGCGGGAGCGCTCCACGAGATCAACGGGCACCTCACCTACGGCCCGCCCAAAACACCGGCCAGCGCCCGAACCGTCACCCTCCCCGTCTTCCTCGCCGAGCTCCTCGCCAACGAACTCAAACGCCACCGTCACACCAACGTCTTCACCAGCATCGACGGCAAGCACCTTCGCCGCTCC
This genomic interval from Streptacidiphilus rugosus AM-16 contains the following:
- a CDS encoding tyrosine-type recombinase/integrase; translated protein: MAWVEKHGRTWRVRYWKVDGTAGSVPGFPTEEDALGHAATIQDRRTQQPPAPIVQTDTPPPPAAIAPTEEETSGIGFADWLGTWWDTIDIGDNTLAQYKSLTKNHLLPRWGARPLTEITPSQVQVWVKDLHTTHRPSTVAAIRKLLALILADAVEEGLLTTNPVRKRNRGRGRAHDPAQEKLWADEHEVRAIASRILQLASPNQALLVITAAYTGMRWGELAGLRRENCHVTGSRPRLVVDPKAGALHEINGHLTYGPPKTPASARTVTLPVFLAELLANELKRHRHTNVFTSIDGKHLRRSCFGRRTWAPAVNGTTLTDGTTWKPLKPGLTFHGLRHSHKTWMIEDGLPDVVQARRLGHRMDRDIDDVYSHVATALNDKLLSALNARWNRSVAPPPT